One genomic segment of Mytilus trossulus isolate FHL-02 chromosome 4, PNRI_Mtr1.1.1.hap1, whole genome shotgun sequence includes these proteins:
- the LOC134716556 gene encoding uncharacterized protein LOC134716556: protein MQNRFTLQLLAIQVASEIRYTENQSRDIIKRKILNHTSSDDHDDCLDMVKDFTNPLKFDNRRGLYLELSCQTLTLGDRVRRGPDWTYDDQDLGLPGTAVGQDRDGWIIVEWDHGSIYPYPHDEQMDRLQLRKSHEPRILRRV, encoded by the exons ATGCAAAATAGATTTACATTACAGCTTCTGGCTATACAGGTAGCATCTGAAATACGATATACAGAGAATCAAAGTAGAGATATTATAAAGAGGAAAATATTAAATCACACTAGCTCAGATGATCAT GATGACTGTCTAGATATGGTAAAAGACTTCACCAAtcctttaaaatttgataatagGCGGGGTCTTTATTTAGAGTTAAGTTGTCAAACACTCACTTTAGGAGATAGAGTAAGACGAGGACCGGATTGGACTTACGATGATCAAGATTTAGGTCTCCCAGGAACAGCTGTTGGACAAGATCGAGACG gTTGGATTATAGTAGAATGGGACCATGGATCTATCTATCCATATCCGCATGATGAACAGATGGATAGACTTCAATTAAGAAAATCCCATGAACCTAGAATTTTGAGACGGGTCTAG